A part of Larkinella insperata genomic DNA contains:
- a CDS encoding alkaline phosphatase family protein: MKKTVVIDVVGLSASLIGEHTPFLKNWVADKQLSSIEPMLPAVTTAVQSTYVTGKWPTETGIVGNGWYDRTDSEIKFWKQSNKLVGGEKIWERARQLDPSFTVSKMFWWYNMYSSADFSVTPRPQYHADGVKAPDCYTHPSDLRDRLQDALGTFPLFNFWGPNANIKSTRWIADASLLVDRWHNPTLTLIYLPHLDYCLQKFGQDPAKSAKELHEIDDVLKDLIQHYERQSAEIIILSEYGIMNVSRPIHPNRLLREAGLINVRVEQGLELLDAGASRAFAVSDHQVAHVYINDPSCAAQVRSILEKTPGIELILDEAGKQKYHMDHERSGDLVLMADADSWFTYYYWNDDAKAPDYARLVDIHRKPGYDPVEMFMDPANPLIKLKAGYKLIRKKLGFRYLMNVIPLDATLIKGSHGRVGTPTANHPVFVSSRKGQSSTTPIPAVEVYDKIWEALTAEIPQKIV; encoded by the coding sequence ATGAAAAAAACCGTAGTCATCGACGTGGTGGGTTTGTCGGCTTCGCTGATCGGCGAACATACGCCTTTTCTGAAAAACTGGGTGGCCGATAAGCAGCTTTCGTCCATCGAACCCATGCTTCCCGCCGTTACCACCGCCGTTCAGTCGACCTACGTAACGGGAAAATGGCCCACCGAAACCGGCATTGTCGGCAACGGCTGGTACGACCGGACCGATTCCGAAATCAAATTCTGGAAGCAGTCGAACAAGCTCGTCGGTGGCGAAAAAATCTGGGAACGCGCCCGGCAACTCGACCCCTCGTTTACGGTTTCAAAGATGTTCTGGTGGTACAATATGTATTCGTCCGCCGACTTCTCGGTAACACCGCGCCCGCAATACCACGCCGACGGCGTCAAAGCTCCCGACTGTTACACCCACCCTTCCGACCTGCGCGATCGTCTTCAGGATGCACTCGGCACGTTTCCGCTCTTTAACTTCTGGGGGCCCAACGCCAACATCAAATCCACCCGCTGGATTGCCGATGCGTCGCTGCTCGTGGATCGCTGGCATAACCCGACGCTGACGCTGATCTACCTGCCGCACCTGGATTACTGCCTGCAAAAGTTTGGGCAGGACCCGGCCAAAAGCGCTAAAGAACTGCACGAAATCGACGACGTTCTCAAGGATCTGATTCAACATTACGAGCGGCAAAGCGCGGAAATCATCATTTTGTCAGAATACGGTATTATGAACGTGAGCCGCCCGATTCACCCGAACCGGTTGCTGCGGGAAGCCGGATTGATCAACGTCCGGGTTGAACAGGGTCTGGAATTGCTTGATGCGGGCGCGTCGCGGGCGTTTGCCGTATCCGACCACCAGGTGGCCCACGTTTACATCAACGACCCGTCCTGTGCCGCTCAGGTTCGTTCGATCCTGGAGAAAACGCCCGGCATCGAATTGATTCTGGACGAAGCCGGTAAACAGAAATACCACATGGACCACGAGCGTTCGGGGGACCTGGTGCTCATGGCCGACGCGGATAGCTGGTTTACGTATTATTACTGGAACGACGACGCGAAAGCCCCGGATTACGCCCGGCTGGTTGATATTCACCGCAAGCCCGGCTACGATCCGGTCGAGATGTTTATGGACCCGGCCAACCCACTGATCAAGCTGAAAGCCGGTTACAAACTGATCCGCAAAAAGCTGGGATTCCGCTACCTGATGAACGTGATTCCGCTGGATGCCACGCTGATCAAAGGCTCCCACGGCCGCGTCGGAACGCCAACCGCCAACCACCCGGTTTTTGTTTCCTCCCGCAAAGGGCAGTCGAGTACAACCCCGATCCCGGCCGTTGAGGTCTACGACAAAATCTGGGAAGCACTGACGGCCGAAATACCGCAGAAAATTGTCTGA
- the eboC gene encoding UbiA-like protein EboC (EboC, a homolog the polyprenyltransferase UbiA, belongs to system of proteins involved in the trafficking of precursor metabolites to an extracytoplasmic compartment so that the biosynthesis of certain natural products, such as scytonemin, can be completed.), with protein MLLALLRLTRPANLITAIADVMAGMAIAGYFLILDADPAPVVWLCLSTVGLYGGGVVFNDVFDAELDAVERPERPIPSGQVSLGAATSLAVILLAIGIAAAWMVNPTAGWLAVAIAVASLVYDKFGKHNAILGPLNMGLCRGLNLALGISILPDQVFVWGALGLIPIIYIAAITMISRGEVHGGNTVTLRMAGLLYGLVIGCIGAIAQRKDQFGTAFPFLLLFGYFIFPPLWRAVREPAGPNIGMAVKAGVLSLIVMNAAWVAAFASFPLAMLVVCLLPLSRLLAKVFAVT; from the coding sequence ATGCTTCTTGCGCTTCTCCGACTAACCCGTCCTGCGAACCTGATTACAGCCATTGCCGATGTGATGGCGGGCATGGCCATTGCCGGTTACTTCCTCATTCTGGACGCTGACCCGGCGCCGGTGGTCTGGCTCTGTTTGTCAACGGTGGGACTATACGGAGGGGGCGTGGTCTTCAACGACGTTTTCGACGCCGAACTGGACGCGGTTGAACGACCGGAGCGCCCCATTCCGAGCGGGCAGGTCAGTTTGGGGGCTGCCACGTCGCTGGCCGTCATTTTGTTAGCAATTGGTATTGCGGCCGCCTGGATGGTCAACCCAACGGCGGGCTGGCTGGCCGTTGCCATTGCCGTCGCGTCGCTGGTTTATGACAAATTCGGGAAACACAACGCCATCCTGGGGCCGCTGAACATGGGTTTGTGCCGGGGTCTGAATCTGGCGCTGGGCATCAGTATTCTGCCCGATCAGGTTTTTGTCTGGGGTGCGCTGGGTCTGATCCCGATCATTTACATTGCCGCCATTACCATGATCAGCCGGGGTGAAGTGCACGGTGGAAATACCGTTACGCTGCGCATGGCGGGCTTGTTGTACGGCCTGGTTATCGGGTGCATCGGGGCCATTGCCCAGCGGAAGGACCAGTTTGGTACGGCGTTTCCGTTTCTTCTTCTGTTCGGCTACTTTATTTTTCCGCCCCTCTGGCGCGCCGTTCGTGAACCCGCCGGACCCAACATTGGCATGGCCGTCAAAGCAGGGGTTCTTTCTCTGATTGTGATGAATGCGGCCTGGGTGGCGGCTTTTGCCTCGTTCCCGCTGGCCATGCTAGTCGTTTGTCTTTTGCCGTTGTCGCGGCTGCTGGCCAAGGTATTTGCGGTAACCTAA
- a CDS encoding 3-dehydroquinate synthase codes for MNTLHQTFSVRFTYDVYFSDRLFETSNLSFLNFLKKNHSEGFRKKLLFILDEGVTASHPELLNQIKAYFANLSIVDLIPDLIVIPGGEASKNDPALVEQLVDAIDRHGIDRHSYVVAVGGGSVLDLVGYVAAISHRGIRHIRIPTTVLSQNDSGIGVKNGVNYRGKKNFLGSFAPPIAVFNDSQFLTTLDDRDWRAGISEAIKVALIKDQAFFEWMETNAEKLAGRDLDAMQYLVHRCAELHLNHIASGDPFEMGSSRPLDFGHWSAHKLEQLTHFEIRHGEAVAIGIALDSLYSQRLGWLSEADTTRILNLERALGFSLFHPALDGDGVLNGLNEFREHLGGQLTIMLLTAIGTGREVHEMDLSLIREVIGILKEDEIQPA; via the coding sequence ATGAATACCCTTCACCAAACCTTTAGCGTTCGGTTTACATACGATGTTTACTTTTCCGACCGTCTATTCGAAACGAGTAACCTGTCCTTCCTTAATTTCCTGAAAAAAAATCATTCAGAAGGTTTCCGCAAGAAACTGTTATTTATTCTGGATGAGGGAGTTACCGCCAGCCATCCCGAGTTACTGAATCAGATCAAAGCCTATTTTGCGAATCTCTCGATCGTTGATCTTATCCCCGATCTGATCGTCATTCCTGGCGGAGAAGCTTCGAAAAACGATCCGGCACTGGTTGAACAGCTCGTTGATGCAATAGATCGGCACGGTATCGACCGGCATTCGTACGTAGTAGCCGTTGGGGGCGGATCCGTTCTGGACCTGGTGGGCTACGTAGCCGCCATCTCGCACCGGGGCATCCGGCACATCCGGATTCCGACCACGGTATTGTCGCAGAACGATTCGGGCATTGGCGTCAAGAACGGTGTCAATTACCGCGGAAAGAAAAATTTTCTGGGCTCGTTTGCCCCACCCATCGCGGTTTTTAATGACTCCCAGTTTCTGACCACCCTCGACGACCGCGACTGGCGGGCGGGTATTTCCGAAGCCATTAAAGTGGCCCTGATCAAAGACCAGGCTTTTTTTGAGTGGATGGAAACGAACGCCGAGAAGCTGGCCGGCCGCGACCTGGACGCGATGCAGTACCTGGTTCACCGCTGCGCCGAGTTGCACCTGAACCACATCGCCAGCGGAGACCCGTTTGAAATGGGCTCTTCCCGGCCGTTGGATTTCGGCCATTGGAGCGCCCACAAACTCGAGCAACTGACCCATTTTGAGATTCGTCACGGGGAAGCCGTAGCCATCGGTATTGCCCTCGACAGCCTCTATTCGCAGCGGCTGGGCTGGCTCAGCGAAGCCGACACGACCCGCATTCTGAACCTGGAACGCGCCCTCGGTTTCTCGTTGTTCCACCCCGCCCTCGACGGCGACGGTGTTCTGAACGGTTTGAACGAATTTCGGGAGCACTTGGGCGGTCAGTTGACCATCATGCTGCTGACGGCCATCGGTACCGGTCGGGAAGTGCACGAAATGGACCTGAGCCTGATTCGCGAAGTGATTGGCATTCTGAAAGAAGACGAAATTCAGCCCGCATGA
- a CDS encoding TatD family hydrolase: MSFLDTVRGMKFFDMHVHMTSRTTDDYQAMADAGIVALIEPAFWLGQPRTGVDSFRDYFASLVGWERFRASQFGIRHYCTIGLNSKESNNEALAEQVMEILPLFIYKEGVVGVGEIGFDDQTPAEEKYYRAQLELAKEAGLPVQIHTPHRDKKQGTSRSMDIAIEHGLDPSMVIVDHNNEETVKEVLDRGFWAGFTIYPFTKMGNERMVEVVRQYGPERIMINSAADWGISDPLALPKTAALMKERGIADDTIRLVTFQNAVTAFAQSGQLNAEELEQPIDIDQSQRYNGSSVLRGGQAPRVDKSSTIIK; this comes from the coding sequence ATGAGTTTTCTAGATACTGTGCGGGGCATGAAGTTTTTCGACATGCACGTTCACATGACCTCCCGCACCACTGACGATTACCAGGCCATGGCCGACGCCGGCATCGTGGCCCTCATCGAACCCGCCTTCTGGCTCGGCCAGCCGCGCACCGGAGTCGACTCGTTCCGCGATTATTTTGCCAGTCTGGTGGGCTGGGAACGGTTTCGGGCGTCGCAATTCGGTATCCGGCATTACTGCACCATCGGCCTAAATTCCAAGGAGTCCAACAACGAGGCTCTGGCCGAGCAGGTTATGGAAATCCTGCCGTTGTTTATCTATAAGGAAGGAGTTGTCGGCGTGGGCGAAATCGGTTTTGACGACCAGACACCCGCCGAAGAAAAATACTACCGCGCCCAGTTGGAACTGGCCAAAGAAGCCGGTTTACCGGTCCAGATTCACACGCCCCACCGCGACAAAAAACAGGGCACCAGCCGCAGCATGGACATTGCCATCGAACACGGCCTGGACCCCAGCATGGTGATTGTCGACCACAACAACGAAGAAACCGTCAAGGAAGTGCTGGATCGGGGCTTTTGGGCGGGTTTCACTATTTACCCGTTCACCAAAATGGGCAACGAGCGCATGGTGGAGGTCGTCAGACAGTACGGTCCGGAGCGGATCATGATCAATTCCGCGGCCGACTGGGGCATCAGCGATCCGCTGGCACTGCCCAAAACGGCGGCCCTGATGAAAGAACGCGGCATTGCCGACGACACCATCCGGCTCGTTACGTTCCAGAACGCGGTGACGGCTTTCGCCCAGAGCGGTCAGCTTAACGCCGAAGAGCTGGAGCAACCCATTGACATCGACCAGAGCCAGCGCTACAACGGAAGCTCCGTCCTCCGCGGGGGTCAGGCGCCGAGAGTGGACAAATCCTCGACAATCATTAAATAA
- the metK gene encoding methionine adenosyltransferase, with protein sequence MPYLFTSESVSEGHPDKVADQISDALIDHFLAYDPSSKVACETLVTTGQVVLAGEVKTSTYLDVQKIAREVIKRIGYTKSEYMFEADSCGILSAIHDQSADINQGVERSNPEDQGAGDQGMMFGYATNETDNYMPLPLDLAHKILQELSYIRNHETDILTYLRPDAKSQVTIEYSDDDKPVRIDTIVVSTQHDDFGTDAVMLERIREDIINVVIPRVKAQLKPELQTLFTDNITYYINPTGKFVIGGPHGDTGLTGRKIIVDTYGGKGAHGGGAFSGKDPSKVDRSAAYATRHIAKNLVAAGLCDQVLVQVSYAIGVAKPCGLYVNTYNSAKVDMTDGEIATKIEEIFDMRPYAIEQRLKLRNPIYSETAAYGHMGRQNQVVKKVFGTNGNAKEVEVELFTWEKLDYVDKIKEAFGL encoded by the coding sequence ATGCCCTATCTATTCACCTCAGAGTCAGTTTCTGAAGGACATCCGGATAAAGTTGCGGATCAGATTTCTGATGCATTGATCGACCACTTTCTGGCTTACGATCCCTCGAGTAAGGTTGCCTGCGAGACCCTCGTAACAACCGGTCAGGTGGTTTTGGCCGGAGAGGTTAAAACGTCTACGTACCTCGATGTGCAGAAAATTGCGCGGGAAGTAATCAAGCGGATCGGGTATACCAAGAGTGAATACATGTTCGAAGCCGATTCATGCGGCATATTATCCGCCATTCACGACCAGTCGGCCGACATCAACCAGGGTGTCGAGCGTTCGAATCCGGAAGACCAGGGCGCGGGTGACCAGGGGATGATGTTTGGCTACGCGACCAACGAAACGGATAATTACATGCCGTTGCCGCTCGATCTGGCCCACAAGATTTTGCAGGAACTGTCGTACATCCGCAACCACGAAACGGATATTTTGACCTACCTGCGGCCGGATGCCAAGTCGCAGGTGACAATTGAATACAGCGACGATGACAAACCCGTTCGCATTGATACGATTGTGGTTTCGACCCAGCACGACGATTTCGGGACGGATGCCGTGATGCTGGAGCGTATTCGCGAAGACATTATCAACGTGGTCATTCCGCGGGTGAAAGCCCAGTTGAAGCCGGAATTGCAGACCCTGTTTACCGACAACATTACGTATTATATCAACCCGACGGGCAAGTTTGTGATCGGCGGGCCGCACGGGGATACCGGTCTGACGGGCCGTAAAATCATCGTCGATACCTACGGTGGCAAGGGAGCCCACGGCGGAGGAGCTTTCTCCGGTAAAGATCCCTCCAAAGTAGATCGCTCGGCGGCTTATGCCACGCGGCACATCGCCAAAAACCTCGTGGCGGCTGGTCTGTGCGACCAGGTACTCGTTCAGGTTTCCTACGCCATCGGGGTCGCTAAACCGTGCGGTTTGTACGTCAATACATACAATTCGGCCAAGGTGGACATGACCGACGGCGAGATTGCAACCAAAATCGAAGAAATTTTCGACATGCGCCCCTACGCCATCGAGCAGCGTCTGAAACTGCGCAACCCGATCTATTCGGAGACGGCGGCTTACGGACACATGGGTCGTCAGAACCAGGTGGTGAAGAAAGTGTTTGGTACCAACGGTAACGCAAAAGAAGTAGAAGTGGAGTTGTTTACCTGGGAAAAACTCGACTACGTTGATAAAATCAAAGAAGCCTTTGGTTTGTAA
- the eboE gene encoding metabolite traffic protein EboE produces the protein MKTPLGHLGYCTNIHAGEHWTDHFLALQQAIPALKQKLSPDAPFGIGLRLSNIACEDLTHPDRLQEFKQWLADNDCYVYTMNGFPYGGFHNTRVKDQVHAPDWRTSERVEYTIRLFHLLAALVRANSSVPLTKAGISTSPLSYRYWFQWSNRDQRDLAFEATTQRMLTVVEELVRIKQQEGISLHLDIEPEPDGLLETADEFIEWFNLYLLPIGIERLNDEFGWSAGECEAALREHVQLCYDVCHFAVGYERPEDVLKKMQDNDLKVGKIQISAALKATFPVERNSREAVLDQFRQFNEPTYLHQVVVLNDTGDLLRYPDLPEALLAFDKTHVEWRSHFHVPLFVDDYGLLQSTQDDITDVLRLQREKPFTEQLEVETYTWEVLPEDLKMRLNDSIGRELEWVLKQIS, from the coding sequence ATGAAAACTCCGCTTGGTCACTTAGGTTACTGCACCAACATCCACGCCGGGGAACACTGGACCGACCACTTTCTGGCGCTGCAACAGGCCATTCCGGCCCTCAAACAAAAGCTTTCACCCGACGCTCCGTTTGGCATCGGCTTGCGGCTGTCGAACATCGCCTGCGAGGACCTGACCCATCCCGACCGGTTGCAGGAATTCAAGCAATGGCTGGCCGACAACGACTGCTACGTCTACACGATGAACGGCTTTCCGTACGGCGGGTTTCACAACACCCGGGTTAAAGATCAGGTGCACGCGCCCGACTGGCGTACGTCCGAACGGGTTGAATACACCATCCGGCTTTTTCACCTGCTGGCGGCTTTGGTCAGGGCCAATTCCTCGGTTCCGCTTACCAAAGCAGGCATTTCAACCTCACCGCTCTCTTACCGTTACTGGTTTCAGTGGAGCAATCGGGACCAGCGCGATCTGGCTTTTGAAGCCACCACGCAACGGATGCTGACGGTGGTGGAAGAACTTGTCCGGATCAAGCAGCAGGAAGGCATCAGTCTCCACCTCGACATTGAACCCGAACCCGACGGCCTGCTGGAAACGGCCGACGAGTTTATCGAATGGTTTAACCTGTACCTGCTGCCCATCGGTATTGAGCGGCTGAACGACGAATTCGGCTGGTCGGCGGGCGAATGCGAAGCGGCCCTGCGCGAACACGTGCAGTTGTGCTACGACGTCTGCCACTTTGCCGTGGGCTACGAACGCCCGGAAGACGTGCTGAAAAAGATGCAGGATAACGACCTGAAAGTCGGCAAAATCCAGATCAGCGCGGCCCTGAAAGCTACGTTTCCGGTCGAAAGAAACAGCCGCGAAGCCGTTCTGGATCAATTCCGGCAATTCAACGAACCAACGTATCTGCACCAGGTTGTAGTTCTGAACGACACGGGTGACTTACTCCGGTATCCGGATTTACCGGAAGCCCTGTTGGCTTTTGATAAAACGCACGTTGAATGGCGGTCGCACTTTCACGTCCCGCTTTTTGTGGATGATTACGGGCTACTCCAATCCACGCAGGATGACATTACGGACGTGCTGCGGCTACAGCGGGAAAAACCGTTTACGGAGCAGCTGGAAGTGGAAACCTACACGTGGGAAGTGCTGCCCGAAGATCTCAAAATGCGGCTGAACGATTCGATTGGCCGGGAACTGGAGTGGGTACTAAAGCAGATATCATGA
- a CDS encoding DUF4136 domain-containing protein, with product MKITFQILLWVSICVGIGSGISSCRPDSLKDLSPEESQVFITNRDRSVNFANYKTFSLPDSVIAVSNDQSQVSNTGLEPTFLNRLAQELTSRGYQRVNRRANADLGVAVMLINNSYVGVSSMPFSPYYLDYWGYGGLGGWGGFGPYYPNYYSFYQVSDTYWMIQLLDLKSPNTADQELNVIWQAQIRGSGIFDANSVNTILSRVFEQSSYLRANQ from the coding sequence ATGAAGATTACATTTCAGATTCTGCTGTGGGTGAGTATATGCGTAGGGATAGGGAGTGGAATCAGTTCCTGCCGTCCGGACTCACTCAAAGACCTGTCGCCCGAAGAGAGCCAGGTGTTTATTACCAACCGCGACCGCTCGGTCAATTTTGCCAATTACAAAACGTTCAGTTTGCCGGATTCGGTGATTGCGGTTTCCAACGATCAGTCGCAGGTTTCCAACACCGGCTTGGAGCCGACTTTCCTGAACCGACTGGCGCAGGAGCTGACCAGCCGGGGTTACCAGCGCGTAAACCGGCGGGCTAACGCCGATCTGGGTGTTGCGGTCATGCTGATCAACAACAGTTACGTGGGCGTTTCGTCGATGCCTTTTTCGCCGTATTACCTTGATTACTGGGGATACGGTGGCCTGGGGGGCTGGGGTGGCTTCGGCCCGTATTACCCGAACTACTATTCTTTTTACCAGGTTAGCGACACCTACTGGATGATTCAGCTGCTTGATCTGAAAAGCCCAAACACGGCTGATCAGGAGTTGAACGTAATCTGGCAGGCGCAGATTCGCGGTAGCGGTATTTTTGATGCCAACTCCGTCAATACCATCCTTAGCCGGGTTTTTGAACAATCATCTTACCTGCGGGCCAACCAATAA
- a CDS encoding SDR family oxidoreductase yields METKIPPQHQDIQPGLESELDPQPKVIGYTYVGSGKLKGKVALITGGDSGIGRAVAVHFAREGADVAIAYTAREEGDAQRTRELVEREGQQCLLLPGDLRDPSYCERLPEDTVRRFGKLNIVVNNAGLQLAHQRFEDMTDEDLVNTFEINIYSFFRVTRASLKYLSEGDSIINTTSVTAYQGRADLPEYSATKGAIMSFTRALSSNLAEKKIRVNGVAPGPIWTPLNPASVDAKQVAQFGQDVPMKRPGQPSEVAPAYVYLASADASYVTGQTLHPNGGTIINA; encoded by the coding sequence ATGGAAACGAAGATTCCGCCCCAGCATCAGGACATTCAACCTGGTTTGGAGAGCGAATTGGATCCGCAACCGAAGGTGATTGGATACACCTACGTCGGTTCCGGGAAATTAAAAGGGAAAGTGGCATTGATTACGGGTGGCGACAGCGGTATTGGCCGGGCCGTGGCGGTTCATTTCGCCCGCGAAGGTGCCGATGTCGCCATTGCTTACACCGCACGCGAGGAAGGAGACGCGCAGCGGACTCGTGAACTGGTGGAACGGGAGGGGCAACAATGCCTCTTGCTGCCCGGCGATCTGCGCGATCCGTCGTACTGCGAGCGGCTTCCGGAGGATACCGTCCGGCGGTTTGGCAAACTCAACATTGTGGTCAACAACGCCGGGTTACAGCTCGCCCATCAGCGGTTTGAGGACATGACCGACGAGGACCTGGTCAATACCTTCGAAATCAACATTTATTCGTTTTTTCGGGTTACGCGGGCGTCGCTCAAATACCTCAGCGAAGGCGACAGCATCATCAACACAACGTCGGTAACAGCTTACCAGGGCCGCGCCGACCTGCCAGAATATTCGGCCACCAAGGGCGCCATCATGAGCTTCACGCGAGCCCTGTCGTCGAATCTGGCGGAAAAGAAAATTCGGGTAAACGGCGTTGCTCCCGGTCCGATCTGGACCCCGCTCAATCCGGCTTCGGTGGACGCGAAGCAGGTGGCCCAATTCGGTCAGGATGTGCCGATGAAGCGCCCCGGCCAGCCCAGCGAGGTAGCTCCGGCCTATGTTTATCTGGCATCAGCCGATGCCAGTTATGTTACCGGCCAGACGCTTCACCCCAACGGCGGTACGATCATCAACGCCTGA
- a CDS encoding SDR family oxidoreductase, with product MNLELETPPQRQNAQPGLESEMHPQPIYIRDDYKGSGKLQNKIALITGGDSGIGRAVSVHFAREGADLAIVHHPREIEDAQKTQSLVEAEGRRCLLLAGDLRNPSFIRQVVSQVVDQYHHINILVNNAANHVEQKEFTDISDQQLIETFELNILAMFRLVKQALPHMGAYDCIINTTSVVSYRGSKALIDYASTKGAVTAFTRSLSQHLVERSIRVNAVAPGPIWTPLIVSTKTEEEIAKFGKDTPLERVGQPAEVAPAFVFLASEDASYMTGQVMHVNGGEVVNT from the coding sequence ATGAACCTAGAACTCGAAACTCCGCCCCAGCGTCAGAATGCCCAGCCGGGTTTAGAAAGCGAGATGCATCCGCAGCCGATTTACATCCGGGACGACTACAAAGGCAGCGGAAAATTACAGAATAAAATCGCCCTGATCACGGGTGGTGACAGCGGTATTGGCCGGGCGGTATCGGTGCATTTTGCGCGCGAAGGGGCCGATCTGGCCATCGTTCACCACCCCCGCGAAATAGAGGATGCCCAGAAAACCCAAAGCCTGGTGGAAGCCGAAGGCAGACGGTGTCTGCTGCTTGCCGGCGACCTGCGAAACCCGTCATTTATCAGACAAGTAGTCAGCCAGGTTGTCGACCAATACCACCACATCAACATCCTGGTCAACAATGCCGCCAACCATGTCGAACAGAAGGAGTTTACGGACATCAGCGATCAGCAATTGATCGAAACGTTTGAACTCAACATTCTGGCGATGTTTCGGCTGGTCAAGCAGGCGCTGCCCCACATGGGTGCCTACGACTGCATCATCAATACCACCTCGGTTGTTTCGTACCGGGGCAGCAAAGCGCTGATCGACTATGCATCGACAAAAGGGGCCGTAACGGCCTTTACGCGTTCGTTATCGCAGCATTTGGTGGAACGCAGCATCCGGGTTAATGCCGTGGCACCCGGCCCGATCTGGACCCCGCTGATTGTCTCGACCAAAACGGAAGAAGAAATCGCCAAATTTGGTAAAGATACGCCCCTGGAACGCGTCGGACAACCGGCCGAAGTGGCCCCGGCCTTTGTTTTTCTAGCCTCCGAGGATGCCTCTTACATGACCGGTCAGGTGATGCATGTCAACGGCGGAGAGGTCGTTAACACGTAA
- the hpf gene encoding ribosome hibernation-promoting factor, HPF/YfiA family has product MRIQIHCVHFTADQSLLDFVQRKLNKLDTFNDRIVNGEVYLRLEGSESSRIKHKIVEVKLLIPGDSIFVQQQGTTFEEATDMVLDTLKNKLKRHKDKQRNISVQQIKDSKELVEMGVVNDDIDF; this is encoded by the coding sequence ATGAGAATTCAAATTCATTGCGTCCATTTTACAGCAGATCAAAGCTTGCTGGATTTCGTTCAAAGAAAACTGAACAAGTTAGATACCTTCAACGACCGGATTGTAAACGGTGAAGTTTATTTGAGGTTGGAAGGAAGTGAAAGCAGTCGGATTAAACACAAAATTGTCGAGGTTAAACTCCTGATACCAGGAGATTCCATTTTCGTTCAGCAACAGGGAACTACGTTCGAAGAAGCAACGGACATGGTTTTGGATACTCTGAAAAACAAGCTAAAACGTCATAAAGATAAGCAACGGAACATCTCGGTGCAGCAGATCAAAGATTCAAAAGAATTGGTAGAAATGGGTGTTGTTAACGACGACATCGATTTTTAA